The following are from one region of the Ptychodera flava strain L36383 chromosome 15, AS_Pfla_20210202, whole genome shotgun sequence genome:
- the LOC139152293 gene encoding uncharacterized protein, whose translation MATSQPRRVMLWAHPRCLSTVFELSLASRQETKVFHELYSLALYCGDDTPFEDAMARAPGYTIKYVIEMLESDYPGKDVILCKDMVCSLGGGYDRLPKGYDHTFLIRDPRRSIASLCEAHKILDVPSSMFPSTGGVKQLYDLHNYVTDTLNQKSIIIDASDLTNQPEKTIRKYCEAVEIPYCDSYLNWKPNNIDHWHTICKETQFTAFYGDAIRSTNFKSSCHREQNQAIDISNLPQRGQLSIEAALPYYNELFEKRLRP comes from the coding sequence ATGGCAACTTCACAACCAAGACGTGTCATGTTGTGGGCCCATCCCCGTTGTCTTTCCACCGTTTTTGAATTATCCTTAGCAAGTAGACAGGAAACCAAAGTATTCCATGAATTGTATTCCCTTGCTCTTTACTGTGGTGATGACACACCTTTTGAAGATGCAATGGCCAGGGCTCCAGGATACACCATCAAATATGTTATTGAAATGCTGGAATCGGATTACCCCGGAAAAGATGTTATTCTGTGCAAAGATATGGTGTGTTCCCTTGGAGGAGGTTATGATCGTTTGCCTAAGGGGTACGACCACACTTTCTTGATCAGAGACCCGAGACGCAGTATAGCCAGTTTATGTGAAGCACACAAAATCCTTGATGTACCATCCTCTATGTTCCCTTCAACGGGAGGAGTAAAACAATTATACGACCTCCACAACTACGTCACCGACACGCTGAATCAGAAAAGTATTATCATCGACGCGAGTGACCTAACAAATCAACCTGAAAAAACAATCAGGAAATATTGTGAAGCAGTTGAAATTCCGTATTGCGACAGCTACTTAAATTGGAAACCTAACAATATTGACCATTGGCATACAATTTGCAAGGAGACGCAATTTACAGCATTTTATGGCGATGCCATCAGAAGTACCAACTTCAAGTCATCATGCCACAGAGAGCAGAACCAGGCCATAGACATTTCCAACCTACCACAGCGTGGCCAGTTGAGCATTGAAGCTGCTCTCCCTTATTACAATGAACTCTTCGAGAAGCGATTGCGACCGTAA
- the LOC139152295 gene encoding uncharacterized protein has protein sequence MSTVFELSLASRTETKVFHELYALAYYHGDERDSKYEDLEWAIEGYTVKDVIKTLEAEYPGKDVILCKDVALCLNGNYDCLPKGYIHTFLIRDPRRSITSFWKILKGLKLPPDMLPPTGGVKQLHDLHNYVTDTLNQESIIIDASDLADQP, from the coding sequence ATGTCGACCGTGTTCGAGTTGTCTTTAGCGAGCAGAACGGAGACTAAAGTATTCCACGAATTATACGCATTGGCTTATTACCATGGCGATGAGCGTGACAGCAAGTACGAAGATTTAGAGTGGGCGATTGAAGGATACACAGTGAAAGATGTCATTAAAACACTGGAAGCAGAATATCCAGGAAAAGATGTCATTTTATGCAAGGACGTTGCTCTTTGCTTGAACGGCAACTACGATTGTCTACCTAAAGGATATATTCACACATTCTTGATTCGAGATCCGAGGCGAAGTATCACGAGTTTTTGGAAAATATTGAAAGGATTAAAGTTACCACCTGACATGTTACCACCCACCGGAGGAGTGAAGCAACTTCATGATCTTCACAACTACGTCACAGATACCCTGAATCAGGAAAGCATCATCATCGACGCCAGTGATCTAGCCGACCAACCATAG